The Candidatus Hydrogenedentota bacterium genomic interval AATCGTGCCAATGTTCACGTGCGGCTTCGTCCGCTCAAATTTCTGCTTGGCCATGGTTCTCTCCTTCGATTCCTTCGGGCTGCTCGACCTCTCAGGCCTCCGCGGTCTGCCTTGTCTATCTCCTGAATCGGCTCGTTTCTATCTATTCAAAGCGGAACATTCCGCCGGTATGTTCCATAATGGCGTTGGCGATGTTCGCCGGAACCTCTTCGTAATGCGAAAACTCCATGCTGTGCGTTACCCGCCCTTGCGTTCGCGAACGGATGTCATTGGCGTAGCCAAACATCTCCGCAAGCGGCACAAAGGCCAGCACCTTCCGCGTCTTCCCGTCCAGTTCCATCTCGTCGATGCGGCCGCGGCGCCCGCTGAAATCCGTCACCACTTCGCCGGTGTATTCGTCCGGGCAAAGCACTTCGATCCGCATCACGGGTTCCAGCAGCACCGGCCGCCCTTTCGGGATCGCCTGCCGGGCCGCAATGGCACCCGCCGTGTGAAATGCCAAGTCCGACGAGTCAACTTCGTGATAAGCGCCGTCCAGCAGAATCGCCTTCACATCCACTACTGGATAACCGGCCACGACGCCGGTGTCCAGCGTCTCACGAACACCCTTCTCGACGGCCGGCACGAACTCCTTCGGCACGCTCCCGCCAACCGTCGCGTTCTCGAACACAAAATGCGAACCCTTTTCGCCGGGCTCAAAGGCCAGCTCGACTTCGGCGAACTGGCCGCGGCCGCCCGTCTGACGGGCGAACCGCACCCGCGTCTCCGTCCGCGCGCGAATGCTCTCCCGATAAGCCACGACCGGCTTGCCGACATTGGCAGCGACATTGAACTCTCGCTGCATCCGGTCAATGAGGATCTCCAAGTGGAGTTCCCCCATGCCGGCAATAATCGTCTGCCCGGTCTCCTCATTCACCCGCACGTGGAACGTCGGGTCTTCATCCGACAGCTTCTGCAAGGCATCGGACAACTTGTCCTGGTCGGCCTTGGTTCGCGGCTCAATGGCCACATGTACCACGGGGTCGGGAAACACGACCCGCATAAGCTCGATCGCCCTGCCGGGGTCGCACAGCGTATCCCCCGTGGTTGTGTTCCGGGCCCCGATTACGGCCCCGATATCTCCAGCCCGCAGCTCGTCGAGATCCGTGCGCTCATCGGCATGCATCTCGAGCAGCCGGCCAAGACGTTCCTTACGGCCCGTCCGCGTGTTCAGCACTTGCCGGCCCGCCTTGACCACACCCGAGTACACCCGGAGAAAGGTCAGGCGCCCTACGTGCGGATCCGTCAAGATCTTGAACGCAAGGGCCGAGAACGGCTCGTCATCCGACGGGTGCCGGATGACCTGCTTCTCCGGCTCGCCCGGCCTATGTCCGACCACTGCAGGCACATCCGCCGGCGACGGCAAGTAATCCACCACGGCATCCAGCAGAAGCCGCGTGCCCTTATTCTTCAGGGCCGAGCCACACAATACCGGACAAAACCGGTTGGCTACCGTCCCTTTGCGCAACGCCGCGACAACTTCTTCTTCGGCAATGGGTTCCTCATGAACGTATTTTTCCATCACCCGCTCGTCCGCTTCCGCGGCAGCTTCAAGAAGATCATGCCGGGCTTCTTCGGCCTTTGCACGCAAATCCGCCGGGATTTCGCAGAACTCCTGCGTGCAATCGACGCCCTCGCCCTGCCACGTGACCATCCGCATCCGAACGAGGTCGATGACCCCCCGGAAACCGGATTCCTTGCCAACGGGTATCTGAACGGGCACCGGGTGCGCCGCAAGGCGCGTCCGCATGCTTTCCACCGCGCGGTCAAAGTCCGCCCCCACACGATCCATCTTGTTTATGAAAGCTATCCGGGGGACTCCGTACCGCAGGGCTTGACGCCACACTGCCTCGGACTGCGACTGCACGCCAGCCACCGCGCAAAACACCGCCACGGCGCCGTCAAGAACCCGCAGACTCCGCTCGACCTCCGCCGTAAAGTCCACGTGACCCGGCGTGTCAATGATATTGATGCGGTGATCCTTCCACGTGCACGCGGTGGCCGCCGACATGATGGTGATACCCCGTTCACGCTCCTGGGCCATAAAGTCCATCGTAGCGGTGCCTTCGTGCACTTCGCCCACGCGGTGGACCTGCCCCGAATAGAACAGGATGCGCTCCGTCACGGTCGTCTTGCCCGCGTCGATGTGCGCGGCAATGCCGATATTACGAGTTCTTTCCAATGGAAAACGCCGAGACATAAGACCCCTTTCAGAGAGTTATAAGACCACCGCAAACGAATCGGTAAGCCGACTCGTCCGGTCCGTCCAACTCTTCTGTCCTATGTGCGTCACCACTGGTTGTTTCTCGCAGCACTCAACGGTTCCTGCTGGTGCGTTTAGCGATTCAACTGTACGCGCCCGGGCGCCCATACGCCTCGCCGCGCTACCCTTATCTAAACTCACCGGCGCCTTCGCGCGGGGCACAAAAGCCCCCCACTCGCGACACGCCGTTTCAAACCTTCGTATATGCGTTGGCCCGACCCTGCCGAACTCAGAATCGCAGGTGGGCGAAGGCCTTGTTGGCCTCGGCCATCCGGTGCGTATCTTCCCGCCGCTTAATCGTGTTGCCCTGCCGGTTGAAACAATCCAGCAGTTCCGCGCCCAGCCTTTCCGCCATGGTCTTCTCGCCGCGTTTCCGCGAAAACTCTATAACCCAACGGAACGCCAGAGCCGTGCGGACGGCGGGCGCTATCTCGACGGGCACCTGATAGGTGGCGCCGCCGACCCGGCGCGATTTCACCTGAAGCAAGGGCTTGGCGTTATCAATGGCCGTCTCGAATACCCGGATCGGATCCTCATTGGGAAGCTTCTTCTTAAGAACATCGAGCGCGCCGTACACGATGCCTTCCGCCACGCTCTTCTTCCCGCATACCATCACCGTGTTGATGAACTTCGCCAACAAAGGGCTCTTGTATTTCGGATCCGGAAGCAGTACCCGCTTGGGAACCTCGCGTCGTCTTGGCATTGGAAACGCCTATCCCTTCACTCTTGTGGCCGCCACCCTGCCGGGCACGGCACCAACCTACTTTCCCGTTACAAATTCATCCGCGCCGGTTCCGGCGCAGCGCACACTCACACCTTGGGCTTCTTCACCCCGTATTTCGAACGGCTCACCCAGCGCCCGTCATGAACAGGCTTGCCGTCTTCTTCTTTCTTGCTCGCCGACCCACCCATATCGCCGCTGGCATCCAGCACGCCGCGAATCAAGTGGTACCGCACACCGGGAAGGTCCTTCACACGGCCTCCACGGATCATCACCTGCGAGTGCTCCTGCAGATTGTGCCCGATTCCCGGAATATACGACGTGACCTCCATCCCGTTCTTCAGACGCACACGGGCGACCTTCCGAAGAGCCGAGTTGGGCTTCTTCGGCGTCATGGTGTACACGCGCGTGCAGGTTCCCGAAGCTTGCGGGCATCCCTTCAACGCCGGAGATTTTGTCTTGTTCGTCTTGCGTTTCCGGCAATTGCGCACGAGCTGATTAATCGTCGGCAAAACCTTTCTCCTTGCTATAACGTGCTTTAGAGCGTCTGCGGCACCTCGCGAAGCGTGCATTTTGCGCCGCTTTTCGCGCACAACACTCCCACTAGACAGCGGCCGGTGAGTTTATCACACAAATACCCGCATGTCAAGCATTTCAACAAGTTTGCGCCCGGCTCATTTCCAGGCGCCTACGCGAGGGCATCCTCCGCCTCGTCAATGTCCGGCTCTTCCGTCGCCGGACCCACCTCAAGCTCCTCCGCGAAGTCCTCTCCCGCGTCCTCCGTCAACACGGCCTGCGCATTCTCGTAGTGACGGCTGCCCGTGCCCGCGGGAATCAAGTGACCGATGATCACGTTCTCCTTCAGGCCGCGCAAATAGTCCCGCTTGCCCGAAAGTGCCGCATCCGTCAGCACGCGAGTAGTCTGTTGGAACGACGCCGCCGCAAAGAAGCTCTCCGTGCTCAAGGCCGCCTTTGTGATGCCCTGCAGAATCGGCTCCGCTTCCGCCGGGATGCCGCCTTTCGCAACAATCTGCTGGTTGACCTCCTGGAAACGTATCCGGTCCACTTCCTCATGCGCAAGGAAAGGCGTATCGCCCGGACTCTCCTTGATTCGCACCTTCCGCAACATCTGCCGAATGATCACCTCGATGTGCTTGTCATTCGTCCTCACGCCCTGGAGCCGGTAGACCTGTTGAATCTCGTCGAGAAGGTACTTGCGAAGCGCCTCCTCGCCCTGCACCTCCAGAATGTCTTGCGGAATCACGGGCCCATCCGTCAAACGCTGTCCCGCATACACGCGGTCGTTCGCCTGCACGTTCAGACGTTTGTTCGGCGGGATGGTGTACTCGCGCTCCTTGCCCACCGGCGGAATGATTCTGACCTTACGCATGCCTTTGGTCGCGCCGCCCAGCTCCACAATCCCGTCAATATGGCTGATCACCGCCGGATCCTTCGGCTGGCGGGCCTCAAACAACTCCGCCACGCGAGGAAGACCGCCCGTGATGTCCGTGGTCTTGCTGAACTGCCGTTGCGTCTTCGCCAGCAGATCGCCCGCCATGACCTTGGCCCCGTCCGCAACCAGCACATGGGTCTGCGCCGGAATCGTGGCGTAGGCCAAGACCTCATTCTCCTTGCCCAGGATCGTGATCTGTGGATGCAAGTCCTGTTTGTGATCCGTGACAACGCGCTCTTCCAGACCCGTGTCCGGGTTGATGTCCTTGCGCATCGTCACGCCTTCAACCATTCCCTCGAAATGCACTGTACCGGCCGCCTCGGCCACGATGGATTCATTGTAGGGGTCCCACTCGTACAGAAGCTTGCCCTTTTTCACGGCCGCCCCGTCTTCCACATGCAGCAAACCACCCGGCGGCACCGCATAGCGCTGGATCTCTTTCCCTTCTTCATCCATCAGAGCGACCTCGCCGCCGCGATTCACCACGACCCGCTTGCCGTCGCGGTTTGTCGCCAAACGCACGTTGCGGAATTCAATCACGCCGCTGTCGGCAAGGCGCACTTCACTCGATTCAACCTGCCTGCTCGCCGCGCCGCCAATATGGAACGTGCGCATGGTGAGCTGCGTGCCCGGCTCGCCGATGGACTGAGCGGCAATGATGCCAACGGCCTCGCCCATCTCCACCAGGTCGCCCGTCGCCAGGTTGCGGCCGTAACATTTCGCGCAAACACCGCGCTTCGAGTCGCATGTGAGAACCGAACGGATGCGCACGCCGGGAAGCCCCTTCTCGACGATGAGCCGCGCCTTGTTCTCGTCGACCTCTTCTTCAGCGCGCACGATTGGCTCGCTTTCGCCCGGCACCGTGATATCGTCCAGCGGATAACGCCCGACGATGCGTTCTTCGAGCGGTTGCACTACTTCCGCCCCATCCATCAGCGGCTCCACCCAAACCCCATTGAGCGTCCCGCAGTCGTCCTCCTCGATCACGACGTCCTGGGCGACATCGACCAGCCGGCGGGTCAGGTATCCCGCGTCCGCCGTCTTCAACGCCGTATCCGCAAGACCCTTGCGCGCGCCGTGCGAAGAAATGAAGTACTCGAGCACCGTCAAGCCTTCCCGGAAATTCGAGGTGATCGGCGACTCGATGATATCGCCCGACGGCTTGGCCATCAGGCCGCGCATCGCCGCCAACTGGCGAATCTGCTGTTTGTTGCCGCGCGCGCCCGATTTCAGCATCAAGTTGATGCCGCTGAAGCCCTGCTCGTTGGTCTCGAGCTCTTTCAGCATT includes:
- the fusA gene encoding elongation factor G, translating into MSRRFPLERTRNIGIAAHIDAGKTTVTERILFYSGQVHRVGEVHEGTATMDFMAQERERGITIMSAATACTWKDHRINIIDTPGHVDFTAEVERSLRVLDGAVAVFCAVAGVQSQSEAVWRQALRYGVPRIAFINKMDRVGADFDRAVESMRTRLAAHPVPVQIPVGKESGFRGVIDLVRMRMVTWQGEGVDCTQEFCEIPADLRAKAEEARHDLLEAAAEADERVMEKYVHEEPIAEEEVVAALRKGTVANRFCPVLCGSALKNKGTRLLLDAVVDYLPSPADVPAVVGHRPGEPEKQVIRHPSDDEPFSALAFKILTDPHVGRLTFLRVYSGVVKAGRQVLNTRTGRKERLGRLLEMHADERTDLDELRAGDIGAVIGARNTTTGDTLCDPGRAIELMRVVFPDPVVHVAIEPRTKADQDKLSDALQKLSDEDPTFHVRVNEETGQTIIAGMGELHLEILIDRMQREFNVAANVGKPVVAYRESIRARTETRVRFARQTGGRGQFAEVELAFEPGEKGSHFVFENATVGGSVPKEFVPAVEKGVRETLDTGVVAGYPVVDVKAILLDGAYHEVDSSDLAFHTAGAIAARQAIPKGRPVLLEPVMRIEVLCPDEYTGEVVTDFSGRRGRIDEMELDGKTRKVLAFVPLAEMFGYANDIRSRTQGRVTHSMEFSHYEEVPANIANAIMEHTGGMFRFE
- the rpsG gene encoding 30S ribosomal protein S7; translation: MPRRREVPKRVLLPDPKYKSPLLAKFINTVMVCGKKSVAEGIVYGALDVLKKKLPNEDPIRVFETAIDNAKPLLQVKSRRVGGATYQVPVEIAPAVRTALAFRWVIEFSRKRGEKTMAERLGAELLDCFNRQGNTIKRREDTHRMAEANKAFAHLRF
- the rpsL gene encoding 30S ribosomal protein S12, whose translation is MPTINQLVRNCRKRKTNKTKSPALKGCPQASGTCTRVYTMTPKKPNSALRKVARVRLKNGMEVTSYIPGIGHNLQEHSQVMIRGGRVKDLPGVRYHLIRGVLDASGDMGGSASKKEEDGKPVHDGRWVSRSKYGVKKPKV